The following proteins are encoded in a genomic region of Lachnospiraceae bacterium KM106-2:
- a CDS encoding heme transporter IsdDEF, permease component IsdF, protein MVIACNTGSIKLSPAELFQGLFIEYNETVHTVYDLRFPRIFVAMLSGAALAVSGVLFQAVLKNPLADPSMIGVSSGAGLTAVIISACFPSAYFMMPICALVGGLLSFILVYVLSFKTGKGLSPIRILLVGIAVRAVFDGIISALDSMGGTTSSATSVVDANITMKTWSDVKLLSIYVIIGLVLAFGSYYLCNLLALEDRTARSLGINVNHVRIFVSFIAVLLASIATAVAGVISFVGLIVPHIARLLIGADHKKLIPFSALFGALLLLLADTIGRTICAPYEISASIVMAVLGGPFFIVLLRTNKKI, encoded by the coding sequence ATGGTGATCGCATGTAATACCGGTAGTATCAAACTTAGCCCGGCAGAGTTATTTCAAGGATTATTTATCGAGTACAACGAAACAGTTCATACCGTTTATGATTTGAGATTTCCACGAATCTTTGTGGCAATGCTTTCCGGAGCTGCTCTTGCAGTCTCCGGTGTGCTATTTCAGGCAGTACTTAAGAATCCTTTAGCGGATCCATCAATGATCGGAGTGTCTAGTGGAGCCGGCTTAACAGCGGTGATCATCAGCGCCTGTTTTCCGAGTGCTTACTTTATGATGCCGATTTGTGCATTAGTAGGTGGCTTGCTTAGTTTTATCTTAGTCTATGTATTATCATTTAAAACAGGAAAAGGCTTGAGCCCGATCCGAATCCTTTTAGTAGGTATCGCAGTCCGAGCAGTATTTGACGGGATCATCTCGGCATTAGATTCCATGGGGGGAACCACATCAAGTGCGACAAGCGTTGTGGATGCCAACATTACGATGAAGACATGGTCGGACGTGAAATTACTTTCTATTTATGTGATCATCGGATTAGTTTTAGCATTTGGGTCTTACTATTTGTGTAATTTACTTGCATTAGAAGATCGTACCGCAAGATCACTTGGAATCAATGTCAATCATGTTCGTATCTTTGTTTCATTTATCGCTGTATTACTGGCATCTATTGCAACAGCGGTTGCGGGGGTGATCAGTTTTGTAGGACTTATCGTTCCTCACATTGCAAGATTATTGATCGGTGCAGATCATAAAAAGTTAATTCCATTTTCAGCATTGTTTGGGGCATTGTTACTTCTTCTGGCAGATACTATCGGAAGAACGATCTGTGCACCATATGAAATTAGCGCATCGATCGTTATGGCAGTGCTTGGTGGACCATTTTTCATTGTACTGCTTCGTACAAATAAAAAAATATAG
- a CDS encoding heme transporter IsdDEF, lipoprotein IsdE produces MNKVKILLSVSLLALLLQGCAVNKKPEDTNKEPTKKEETKNRIAVTSVATLEILDALGVDDVVGIPKTASDLPERYKDLTEIGTPMAPDLETLKTVNPTVVISPVSLQGDLKEKYENAGIKYYFIDLDSVEGMYDSIKELGEMFDKTKEADKLCKEHTIWLETKTKGKTEDAKSVLILMGLPGSYVVATENSYVGNLVSLAGGKNCYEGESKEDFINVNTEDMLKKNPDIIIRTAHALPEQVNTMFQKEFSENDIWKHFQAVKNKMVFDTQSHAFGMSANLSYKEAVEEIEGYLSQDAKN; encoded by the coding sequence ATGAATAAAGTAAAGATCTTGCTCAGTGTCTCTTTACTTGCTTTACTGTTACAGGGTTGTGCAGTGAATAAAAAACCAGAAGACACAAACAAAGAACCTACCAAGAAAGAGGAAACGAAGAATCGAATTGCCGTAACCAGTGTTGCGACATTAGAAATATTAGATGCTCTCGGAGTTGATGATGTGGTTGGTATTCCAAAAACAGCTAGTGATCTGCCTGAACGATATAAAGATTTAACAGAGATTGGTACTCCGATGGCACCAGATTTAGAGACGTTAAAGACAGTTAATCCAACGGTAGTGATCTCTCCAGTATCCTTACAAGGGGACCTAAAGGAGAAATATGAAAATGCCGGAATTAAATATTACTTCATTGATCTTGATAGCGTAGAGGGAATGTATGATTCCATCAAAGAATTAGGCGAGATGTTTGACAAAACAAAAGAGGCAGATAAACTTTGCAAAGAACATACTATATGGCTTGAGACGAAAACCAAAGGAAAGACAGAAGATGCAAAGAGTGTCTTGATCCTTATGGGGCTTCCAGGTTCTTATGTGGTAGCGACAGAAAATAGTTATGTTGGTAACTTAGTTTCTTTAGCTGGGGGAAAGAACTGCTATGAAGGCGAAAGTAAAGAAGATTTTATCAATGTGAATACCGAGGATATGTTAAAGAAGAATCCGGATATTATCATTCGTACTGCTCATGCCTTACCAGAACAGGTTAATACCATGTTCCAAAAAGAATTTTCTGAAAATGATATCTGGAAACATTTCCAAGCAGTGAAGAATAAGATGGTATTTGATACACAAAGTCACGCGTTTGGAATGAGCGCCAATTTAAGTTATAAAGAAGCAGTAGAAGAGATCGAAGGTTATTTAAGCCAAGATGCAAAGAACTAG
- a CDS encoding putative membrane protein → MNQETKVKVVTADPSALGLFGLAIITLVASSQKLGLTSGVSFVLPWAIFLGASAQLLASINDFKHNNTFGATAFGAYAFFWYAVGFTWMIQNGVFGSALAGSIDTKQLGFAYLGYLVFTLFMTIGAMETHKVLFTIFVLIDFLFLGLTLTSFEIMTHATHMLAAVSELLIAIVSFYGCGAAVLNTHFGKTFLPVGKPFGIFK, encoded by the coding sequence ATGAATCAGGAAACTAAAGTAAAAGTAGTTACTGCAGACCCATCCGCACTTGGATTATTCGGTCTTGCAATTATCACATTGGTAGCATCATCACAAAAGTTAGGACTTACAAGCGGTGTATCTTTCGTCCTTCCTTGGGCGATCTTCTTAGGCGCTAGTGCTCAGCTTTTGGCTTCTATCAATGACTTCAAACATAACAATACATTCGGTGCAACAGCATTCGGTGCTTATGCATTCTTCTGGTATGCAGTAGGATTCACTTGGATGATACAAAACGGCGTATTCGGATCTGCATTAGCCGGCAGTATCGATACGAAACAATTAGGCTTTGCTTACCTTGGATATCTAGTGTTTACATTATTTATGACAATCGGTGCAATGGAAACTCACAAAGTTCTCTTTACGATCTTTGTCTTAATTGATTTCTTATTCCTTGGATTAACATTAACAAGTTTTGAGATCATGACACACGCTACTCATATGTTAGCTGCTGTATCTGAACTTTTAATCGCCATCGTATCTTTCTATGGCTGCGGAGCTGCTGTATTAAATACACATTTCGGAAAGACTTTCCTTCCAGTAGGAAAACCTTTCGGAATCTTCAAATAG
- a CDS encoding major facilitator superfamily MFS_1, with protein MNKKNKDFTIIVLGQIISLFGSAIQRFALSLYLLDLTGSASIFASILAISVIPVIILSPFAGVIADRFHKRNIMVILDFISGAVIAAYAVILFSGRDHYLIVATVMLLLSGISTLYQPSVTASIPLVVKGDGLMKANGIVQQVSSMANFLGPMIAGVLYGFLGIKGIIVINGISFFVSAVMELFLEIPFVKVPKNGSTLKAFMVDIKDGLGYLKNENVILLRMVCTSGLYNLFLASVFGVGTPYVIKVLLGMDASAYGVAEAFIAFGMIAGSFVISHKPNLSSIQTVYKVLYPSGFAMMLMGFSLFLPINTTAGRILCYLIYAFFGMTIMFTIGIANVLSATYTQQVTPNEFLGKTSAFTMLFATISIPLGQTIFGWLLDLFPAHISIVIAVCGLCTFLVTLLVRWNVRQIK; from the coding sequence ATGAATAAAAAGAATAAAGATTTTACGATCATTGTCTTAGGACAGATCATTTCACTTTTTGGAAGCGCAATCCAGCGATTTGCGCTTTCTTTATACCTATTAGATTTAACGGGATCGGCAAGTATCTTTGCCTCGATCCTTGCTATTTCCGTGATCCCGGTCATTATCCTATCTCCATTTGCAGGAGTAATAGCAGACCGATTCCATAAACGAAATATCATGGTGATCCTTGATTTTATCAGCGGTGCCGTGATCGCCGCTTATGCGGTCATCTTATTTAGCGGAAGGGATCATTATCTCATTGTGGCAACAGTCATGCTTTTATTATCTGGTATCTCAACTCTTTACCAGCCTTCGGTTACAGCAAGTATTCCATTGGTAGTAAAGGGTGACGGCTTGATGAAGGCAAACGGGATCGTACAACAGGTATCAAGCATGGCGAACTTTTTAGGACCGATGATCGCAGGTGTGTTATATGGATTCTTAGGAATCAAAGGAATTATTGTGATCAATGGAATCAGTTTCTTTGTTTCTGCCGTGATGGAACTATTTTTAGAGATCCCATTTGTGAAAGTACCAAAGAATGGTTCTACTCTAAAAGCATTTATGGTAGATATTAAGGATGGCCTTGGTTATCTAAAGAACGAAAATGTGATCTTATTACGTATGGTTTGTACTAGTGGCCTCTATAATCTATTTTTAGCTTCCGTATTTGGAGTTGGAACTCCATACGTTATTAAAGTATTACTTGGCATGGATGCCTCCGCCTATGGAGTGGCAGAAGCATTTATCGCCTTTGGTATGATCGCAGGTTCCTTTGTGATCAGTCATAAGCCTAATTTGTCATCTATTCAGACGGTATATAAGGTATTATATCCATCCGGATTTGCAATGATGCTTATGGGATTCTCTTTATTCCTTCCGATAAATACGACGGCAGGAAGGATCCTATGTTATCTGATTTATGCGTTCTTTGGCATGACGATCATGTTTACGATTGGTATTGCGAATGTCTTAAGTGCGACCTATACGCAACAAGTCACACCAAATGAATTCTTAGGTAAGACATCCGCATTCACGATGTTATTTGCTACGATCAGTATTCCGTTAGGACAGACAATCTTTGGATGGCTCTTAGACCTATTCCCTGCTCATATAAGTATTGTGATCGCTGTGTGCGGCCTTTGTACAT
- a CDS encoding ABC-type Fe3+-siderophore transport system, permease 2 component, which produces MKKKVSLVMIICSILLALAVIYSLGKGTYEIGFVDMINVLLGNGTKMQNTAVFTLRLPRIAIALAVGMAFSTAGCILQSATKNDLADPGMIGINAGASLAVVMLISAGGTMYYEKIGDFTMFLMPFVAIIGALLAMGTIYLLSMKKGVSPTRLILVGIGVNAGLTAFITLYQMNMAQGDYNRALVWISGSLWGSNWKYFYIVAPITLVLVFVAMYKSKVLDVLDLGDELATGLGIAVEKERKQLLFVATLLAAAATAVAGNISFLGLLGPHIAKRLVGPIHRRQIPVAALISMFIIIVADVISRNLFSPIEIPAGIVISIIGVPYFIYLMLKTKE; this is translated from the coding sequence ATGAAGAAGAAAGTATCGTTAGTTATGATCATATGCAGTATCCTTCTTGCGCTTGCAGTCATCTATTCATTGGGAAAAGGAACTTATGAGATCGGTTTTGTTGATATGATAAATGTCCTTTTAGGGAATGGAACTAAGATGCAAAATACCGCTGTCTTTACGCTTCGTCTACCTAGAATTGCGATTGCATTAGCAGTAGGAATGGCATTCTCAACAGCAGGATGTATCTTACAAAGTGCAACTAAAAATGACCTGGCAGATCCCGGAATGATCGGTATTAATGCCGGTGCTTCTCTAGCTGTTGTAATGTTAATTTCGGCCGGAGGTACCATGTACTATGAAAAAATCGGTGATTTTACTATGTTCCTTATGCCATTTGTAGCGATCATCGGAGCACTCCTTGCTATGGGGACAATCTACCTTCTTAGTATGAAGAAAGGTGTTTCACCAACTAGATTGATCCTAGTCGGAATTGGTGTAAATGCAGGTCTTACTGCATTTATTACGCTATATCAAATGAATATGGCGCAAGGAGATTACAACCGTGCCCTTGTCTGGATCAGCGGAAGTCTTTGGGGAAGTAATTGGAAATACTTTTATATTGTAGCACCGATCACACTCGTGTTAGTATTTGTAGCTATGTATAAGAGTAAGGTGCTAGATGTTCTTGATTTAGGAGATGAACTGGCAACTGGGCTTGGAATTGCAGTAGAAAAAGAGAGAAAGCAGCTCTTATTTGTGGCAACTTTACTCGCAGCTGCAGCGACTGCAGTGGCAGGTAATATCTCATTTTTAGGATTATTAGGACCCCATATTGCAAAACGACTCGTAGGACCGATCCATCGAAGACAGATTCCAGTAGCCGCTTTGATCAGTATGTTCATCATAATCGTAGCAGACGTCATTTCTAGAAATCTATTTTCACCGATCGAAATTCCAGCGGGTATCGTAATATCCATCATCGGTGTACCATACTTTATCTATTTGATGTTAAAGACCAAGGAGTAG
- a CDS encoding heme efflux system permease HrtB — MKLAWKELKHNKTKYLLVETIVVLMIFMVLFLTGLASGLSRAVSSAIDNSKADYYVLSDGAQNMITISKLTKEQEKAVKKEAGKTAVLDIQRMNVVKENEKDKIDLTYFAIQPDEFLQPKIVEGNALQKKNEIVLNDTFQDEGIQLGDTIEDATTGEKLKVVGFTTDESYGHSPVGFITTETYTNIRKKINPMYEEEVHTVAVQGEWKKELDGVVAVDKQTVIQNIPGYSAEQTTLNMIIWVLVVVSAAILGVFFYVITIQKQRQFGVLKAIGMKMREITGIMISQTIILSCSGAIIGNGIVFAMAAILPSGMPFYLNISGMIVTTFVFILISIVCSLLSARQVAKVDPIITIGGRE, encoded by the coding sequence ATGAAACTCGCATGGAAAGAATTAAAACACAATAAAACGAAATATTTGTTGGTAGAGACGATCGTTGTACTCATGATCTTCATGGTACTTTTTTTAACCGGACTTGCCAGTGGACTTTCAAGAGCAGTAAGCTCTGCGATAGATAATAGTAAAGCAGATTATTACGTACTCAGCGATGGGGCGCAAAATATGATCACTATTTCTAAATTAACGAAAGAACAAGAGAAGGCAGTGAAGAAAGAGGCTGGTAAAACAGCAGTACTTGATATTCAGAGAATGAATGTGGTGAAAGAAAATGAGAAGGATAAAATTGATCTCACTTATTTTGCAATTCAACCAGATGAATTCTTACAGCCCAAAATCGTTGAAGGAAATGCACTTCAAAAGAAAAATGAAATTGTCTTAAATGATACGTTTCAAGATGAGGGAATTCAGTTAGGTGATACGATCGAGGATGCTACTACAGGAGAAAAATTAAAAGTTGTAGGATTTACGACAGATGAATCTTATGGACATAGTCCAGTTGGATTCATTACAACAGAAACTTATACGAATATTCGTAAAAAGATCAATCCGATGTACGAAGAAGAAGTACACACAGTAGCAGTGCAGGGAGAGTGGAAGAAAGAATTAGATGGTGTTGTTGCAGTGGATAAACAGACTGTGATTCAGAATATCCCAGGATACTCAGCGGAACAGACTACATTAAACATGATCATTTGGGTATTAGTAGTTGTTTCAGCAGCAATTTTAGGTGTATTTTTCTATGTGATCACCATTCAGAAACAAAGACAGTTTGGTGTCTTAAAGGCAATTGGTATGAAGATGAGAGAAATTACAGGAATTATGATCAGTCAGACGATCATCTTATCTTGTAGTGGCGCGATCATTGGAAATGGTATTGTATTTGCAATGGCAGCTATATTACCAAGCGGAATGCCATTTTATTTAAACATTTCAGGTATGATCGTTACAACTTTCGTATTTATTTTGATCTCGATTGTATGTAGTTTATTATCAGCAAGACAAGTAGCAAAAGTGGATCCGATCATCACGATAGGAGGAAGAGAGTAA
- a CDS encoding ferrichrome transport ATP-binding protein FhuC yields the protein MIKVKNLSFSYGKKKILHDLSFEIERGTITTILGQNGCGKSTLLQLLTKNLKPDSGSILVEDKEIKSISLRSFARLASVVNQYNTVPEALTVEQLVAYGRLPYFCTKESANDAEYIEQALKATSLYESREVLISSLSGGQMQRVWIAMAIAQNAKILFLDEPTTYLDVHHQVELMRLIQSLKEEYELTVVMILHDINQAVYYSDKIIGLKEGRIAYNGDTKEFVSSDRLKQIYGIDLRIMKEEDNRWVMAV from the coding sequence ATGATAAAAGTTAAGAATCTTTCCTTTTCCTATGGCAAGAAGAAAATTTTACATGATCTTTCATTTGAAATTGAGAGAGGAACGATTACAACGATCCTAGGTCAAAATGGTTGTGGAAAGTCGACTTTGTTACAGTTACTGACGAAGAACTTAAAACCAGATAGCGGATCTATTCTTGTTGAGGATAAGGAGATCAAAAGTATTTCCCTTCGATCTTTTGCTAGATTAGCATCGGTGGTTAATCAATATAATACGGTTCCAGAAGCGCTAACTGTAGAGCAGCTAGTTGCCTATGGAAGACTGCCTTATTTTTGCACAAAAGAGAGTGCGAATGATGCAGAATATATTGAGCAAGCCTTAAAGGCAACCTCTCTTTATGAAAGCAGGGAAGTGCTGATCAGTTCATTATCAGGAGGACAGATGCAGCGTGTATGGATTGCTATGGCAATCGCGCAAAATGCTAAGATTTTATTTTTAGATGAGCCGACCACATATTTAGATGTCCACCATCAGGTTGAATTAATGCGATTGATCCAGTCGTTAAAAGAGGAATATGAGTTAACGGTTGTCATGATCTTACATGATATCAACCAGGCGGTTTATTATAGTGACAAGATTATTGGACTAAAAGAAGGCCGTATCGCTTATAACGGTGATACAAAAGAATTTGTCTCTTCAGATAGATTAAAGCAGATATATGGAATTGACCTACGAATTATGAAGGAAGAAGATAATCGCTGGGTGATGGCTGTATAG
- a CDS encoding ferrichrome transport ATP-binding protein FhuC, with product MNQKEKKSNIQITDLEVGYEDKIIIDSMNLEIPKGEITMIIGSNGCGKSTLIKSVGRILKPRKGEIFINGENIKKQATKELAKKMAVLPQNPKVPAGLLVKELVAYGRFPYQSAFGSLSDYDREKIDWAMEATNVKEFADRPIDSLSGGQRQRAWIAMAIAQDTEILILDEPTTFLDMAHQLEILMLLRKLNKEYHTTIIMVLHELNNATKFATHLVGMKQGKVMFSGKPVDVITKENLKTIYGIDATLALDPTGTYPICVDFEIAR from the coding sequence ATGAATCAGAAAGAGAAGAAATCCAATATTCAGATTACCGATCTAGAAGTTGGATATGAAGATAAAATTATCATTGATTCCATGAACTTAGAGATCCCTAAGGGAGAGATCACTATGATCATTGGTTCAAATGGATGTGGAAAATCAACTTTGATCAAGTCAGTGGGACGTATCTTGAAGCCAAGAAAAGGTGAAATCTTTATCAATGGTGAAAACATCAAGAAACAGGCGACAAAAGAGCTGGCTAAGAAAATGGCGGTGCTTCCACAGAATCCAAAAGTTCCAGCAGGATTATTAGTAAAAGAGCTTGTAGCTTATGGACGTTTTCCTTATCAATCCGCATTTGGTTCTTTAAGCGATTATGATCGTGAGAAGATTGATTGGGCAATGGAAGCAACCAATGTAAAAGAGTTTGCCGATCGTCCAATCGACAGCCTTTCAGGTGGACAAAGACAGCGTGCTTGGATTGCCATGGCAATCGCACAGGACACAGAGATCTTAATCTTAGATGAACCGACGACGTTCCTTGATATGGCTCATCAGTTAGAAATTCTTATGTTACTTCGTAAATTAAATAAAGAGTATCATACGACCATCATCATGGTTCTTCATGAATTAAATAATGCTACCAAGTTTGCGACTCATCTCGTGGGGATGAAGCAAGGAAAAGTAATGTTCTCCGGTAAGCCGGTAGATGTAATTACAAAAGAGAACTTAAAGACAATCTATGGAATTGATGCAACATTGGCTTTAGATCCGACGGGAACTTATCCAATCTGTGTTGATTTTGAGATCGCAAGATAG
- a CDS encoding heme efflux system ATPase HrtA: protein MSNHVLQLNHITKKYKDGNQEKLVLDDISLEVSQGEFVAIVGPSGSGKSTLLSIMGVLLSPTSGELHIGDINTANLKQKDWTNIRRERIGFIFQSHELVPFLTVKEQLSLIKGMNKKRSSIEEDELLEELGLAECKKQYPSQLSGGQKQRVAIARAFMNDPSVILADEPTASLDGERGRQVVEMIREQTKKNHKASVMVTHDERVLDLVDTIYHLEDGRLVRVK, encoded by the coding sequence ATGAGTAATCATGTATTGCAATTAAATCATATTACAAAGAAATATAAAGACGGAAATCAGGAGAAGCTAGTATTAGATGATATCTCGTTAGAAGTAAGCCAGGGAGAATTTGTCGCGATCGTTGGTCCATCAGGTTCTGGTAAGAGTACGTTACTATCAATCATGGGTGTCTTATTGTCGCCGACTTCTGGTGAACTTCATATTGGTGATATTAATACTGCTAATTTGAAACAAAAAGACTGGACTAACATTAGAAGAGAGAGAATCGGATTCATTTTCCAAAGCCATGAATTAGTTCCTTTTCTAACTGTGAAAGAGCAGTTATCCTTGATAAAGGGGATGAATAAAAAACGCAGTTCTATTGAAGAAGATGAGTTATTAGAGGAACTTGGATTAGCGGAATGTAAGAAACAATATCCAAGTCAGCTTTCAGGCGGTCAAAAGCAGAGAGTGGCGATCGCAAGAGCATTTATGAATGATCCTTCTGTAATTTTAGCCGATGAACCGACAGCAAGTTTAGACGGAGAGAGAGGGCGCCAAGTTGTTGAGATGATTCGTGAACAGACAAAGAAAAATCACAAGGCTTCCGTTATGGTGACTCATGATGAGAGAGTACTTGATCTGGTAGATACTATTTATCACCTTGAAGATGGACGACTTGTAAGAGTTAAATAA
- a CDS encoding ABC-type Fe3+-siderophore transport system, permease component, with the protein MNKKIAAFLSITTVAAIIGLVVAVLKGAKDIPLETIFNSILHSDHSIDAEVVRNARIPRAICTALVGGFLGISGAMMQGVTRNPIAEPSLMGISQGATLAVAFCYTGNTILGLGGNTIAAFIGAILSGGLVLLFSMQNRRSSNLSRLLLAGTALSTFFISLATVIALLTNQSQNLAFWVAGGFRTADWNNVWLALILGGICVIAAFFLAPRINIVNLGEDVATGLGENPVKVRILTLCLIIPLSAVSVAIAGNIAFVGLIIPHIIRRIFGQDYRIIIPLSFLGGATLLIWSDIAARLVNMPYETPIGLFTSIIGVPFFLWMVRKETA; encoded by the coding sequence ATGAATAAAAAAATAGCAGCCTTTCTTAGCATCACTACGGTTGCAGCAATTATTGGGCTAGTAGTCGCTGTTTTAAAAGGCGCGAAAGATATCCCATTAGAGACTATCTTTAATAGTATTCTTCATTCAGACCATTCCATCGATGCGGAAGTGGTAAGAAATGCAAGAATCCCAAGAGCAATTTGTACCGCCCTAGTGGGCGGTTTTCTTGGTATTAGTGGAGCAATGATGCAGGGGGTTACAAGAAACCCGATTGCAGAACCATCTCTAATGGGAATTAGCCAGGGGGCAACGCTGGCAGTCGCCTTTTGTTATACCGGAAATACAATTTTGGGCTTGGGTGGGAATACCATCGCAGCCTTTATCGGAGCTATCTTAAGTGGTGGACTTGTATTGTTATTTAGTATGCAGAATCGAAGAAGTTCTAATCTTTCCAGATTGTTATTAGCAGGTACAGCACTAAGTACCTTCTTTATTTCATTGGCGACTGTGATCGCCTTATTAACGAATCAGTCACAGAACTTAGCTTTCTGGGTAGCAGGAGGTTTTCGAACTGCGGATTGGAATAATGTATGGTTAGCGTTGATCCTTGGAGGAATCTGTGTGATTGCAGCCTTTTTCTTAGCACCAAGAATTAATATCGTTAATCTTGGGGAAGATGTAGCAACGGGTCTAGGTGAGAATCCGGTAAAAGTTAGAATTCTCACTCTTTGCCTGATTATTCCACTGAGTGCGGTGAGTGTTGCGATTGCAGGGAATATCGCCTTTGTCGGCTTGATCATCCCTCACATTATCCGAAGAATTTTTGGACAAGATTATCGAATCATCATCCCATTATCTTTCCTAGGAGGAGCAACGCTTCTCATCTGGTCAGATATTGCAGCAAGACTTGTAAACATGCCTTATGAGACTCCAATCGGATTATTTACCTCCATCATAGGTGTTCCATTTTTCTTGTGGATGGTTAGAAAGGAGACCGCATAA
- a CDS encoding ferrichrome-binding periplasmic protein precursor — protein MKKLILSAVLMTLVLSLTACGSKNSTDTNKETTRVAKDVKGEVEVPANPERIVDLSGASDILHILGYNVVGTANSDGYDYTKFPSYLEKELKDAKILGYSMSDTFDIEAIMALEPDMIVISATQEKIYDQLKEIAPTVMVNMAQVDWRTDFLHVAEVMDKTTEAKEWIADYDKKAKEVAATMKEKFGKDSSYLSFLASAGSIYIFDGAGIGSIFYDDLGLTRPENLPKQENVSLPVVTMEGLAEINSDYIFAVGTEEDLKTLESNKIWKSMPAVKEGKVVILPASPYFNIGYSPIGRLVFLQEVESLLSQINE, from the coding sequence ATGAAAAAATTAATCTTAAGCGCAGTACTTATGACACTTGTTCTTTCCCTAACAGCATGTGGATCAAAAAATAGTACTGACACAAATAAAGAAACTACTAGAGTAGCAAAAGATGTAAAAGGTGAGGTTGAAGTTCCAGCAAACCCTGAAAGAATCGTAGATTTAAGTGGGGCGAGTGATATTCTTCACATTTTAGGTTACAACGTAGTTGGTACAGCAAACAGTGATGGTTATGATTATACAAAATTCCCATCTTATTTAGAAAAAGAATTAAAAGATGCTAAAATCCTTGGATACAGCATGAGTGATACATTTGATATTGAAGCAATTATGGCATTAGAGCCAGACATGATCGTAATCTCTGCAACACAAGAAAAGATCTATGATCAATTAAAAGAAATCGCTCCAACAGTTATGGTAAACATGGCACAAGTAGATTGGAGAACAGATTTCCTTCATGTAGCAGAAGTTATGGATAAGACAACAGAAGCGAAAGAATGGATTGCTGATTATGATAAAAAAGCAAAAGAAGTAGCTGCTACTATGAAAGAAAAATTCGGTAAAGATTCTTCTTACCTTTCTTTCTTAGCAAGTGCAGGTTCTATCTATATCTTTGATGGCGCTGGAATCGGAAGTATCTTCTATGATGATTTAGGTCTTACAAGACCGGAAAATCTTCCAAAACAAGAAAATGTAAGTTTACCAGTAGTAACAATGGAAGGTCTTGCAGAAATCAATTCTGATTATATCTTTGCAGTTGGAACAGAAGAAGATCTTAAGACATTAGAAAGCAATAAGATCTGGAAGAGCATGCCTGCAGTAAAAGAAGGCAAAGTAGTCATTTTACCAGCGAGCCCATACTTTAACATTGGTTATAGCCCAATTGGCCGTTTAGTATTCTTACAAGAAGTAGAAAGTTTATTAAGTCAGATCAATGAATAA